From Suncus etruscus isolate mSunEtr1 chromosome 6, mSunEtr1.pri.cur, whole genome shotgun sequence, one genomic window encodes:
- the LOC126010903 gene encoding ubiquitin carboxyl-terminal hydrolase 8-like, with product MVLPQGMANSLSMRQYFVDSVLHSAHKKFPQAYLVHYMDDILLSTSTHKELQCICEFVISCLQDAGLTVATEKIQTLPSFQHFILKHTSVNYPKISIYQENLRTLNDFPKQLFDNNWIRFSFGISKSELSEGIDPALTGLHNLGSTCYMNSVLQCLYNIPNLANYFYQNHYKEDINRSNPLGHKGNVAEEFGKIIKALWAGQHSYINPKDFKMTIGKISNQFVGDNQQDPHELLLFLMEALHQDLNKADRQNRHIEGNSDYIVHSKPVKQAWQRHKQSNESIITTLFQGQLKTTIKCLICHQESQISEIFIHLSLPLTSTDKCMLQDCLKVFFREEELKDNNKVYCSQCNTQQDSLKRTKIWKLPPVLLIHLKRYFYEDKMMKKLQTYVDFPLENLDLSQYHMGSKYISEQYNLFSVLNHYGELEKGHCTAYCKNSARQCWFRFDDEEISEISKSSVKSSAAYILFYTSKIPVATDIAI from the exons ATGGTTTTGCCTCAGGGCATGGCGAATTCACTCTCCATgcgtcaatattttgttgattcaGTTTTACATTCCGCTCATAAAAAGTTTCCCCAGGCATATTTGGTCCATTACATGGATGACATTTTATTGTCTACTTCTACTCACAAAGAATTGCAATGTATTTGTGAATTTGTCATCAGTTGCTTACAGGATGCTGGTTTAACAGTAGCCACAGAAAAAATCCAGACTTTGCCTTCATTTCAGCACTTCATATTAAAGCATACTTCAGTAAATTACCCAAAGATCTCTATTTATCAGGAAAATCTAAGGACTCTTAATGACTTTCCAAAACAGTTATTTGATAATAATTGGATCCGTTTCTCCTTTGGAATTTCAAAATCAGAGCTCA GTGAAGGAATTGATCCTGCTCTCACCGGACTTCATAATTTAGGGAGTACTTGTTACATGAATTCAGTACTACAATGCCTATATAATATCCCGAATTTGGCTAATTACTTTTACCAGAACCATTATAAAGAGGACATTAACAGGTCCAATCCTTTGGGACATAAAGGCAACGTGGCAGAAGAGTTTGGTAAGATTATAAAAGCCTTGTGGGCAGGTCAACACAGCtatatcaacccaaaagactttaagatgaccATTGGAAAGATAAGTAATCAGTTTGTAGGGGACAATCAACAGGATCCGCATGAACTGCTTCTATTCTTGATGGAAGCTCTTCATCAGGATTTGAACAAAGCTGATAGGCAGAATAGACATATAGAGGGAAATAGTGATTATATTGTTCACTCAAAACCTGTAAAACAAGCGTGGCAGAGACACAAGCAATCTAATGAGTCTATTATTACtacacttttccaaggccagCTAAAAACTACAATTAAATGCCTCATCTGCCACCAAGAATCTCAGATATCAGagatctttattcatttatccttGCCTTTGACATCCACAGATAAATGCATGTTGCAAGATTGCCTTAAGGTGTTTTTCAGAGAAGAGGAACTAAAAGACAATAATAAGGTTTACTGCAGCCAGTGCAACACACAGCAAGATTCCttaaaaaggacaaaaatttggaaattacCTCCTGTGcttttaatacatttgaaacgTTATTTCTATGAAGACAAGATGATGAAAAAACTGCAGACTTatgtggactttcctttagaaaaccttgacttatCACAGTATCATATGGGTTCTAAGTACATCTCTGAACAATACaatttattctctgttttgaaccattatggtgaattggaaaagggtcattgcacagCATATTGTAAAAATTCAGCAAGACAATGTTGGTTTAGATTTGATGATGAAGAAATTTCAGAAATCTCCAAGTCGTCTGTAAAATCTTCAGcggcttatattcttttttatacttcaaagataCCTGTTGCAACAGATATTGCTATTTAA